In Nitrospirota bacterium, a single window of DNA contains:
- a CDS encoding fibronectin type III domain-containing protein, with protein sequence MWSPSSSGNAAGYRAYITALSTSVRQTIDAGSEPQLTVDLPIGERYDLTVTAYNAAGESPPASPIQFDLF encoded by the coding sequence ATGTGGAGCCCTTCCTCATCTGGCAATGCGGCTGGATACAGAGCGTACATCACCGCCCTGTCCACCTCGGTCCGACAGACAATCGATGCCGGCTCCGAGCCCCAGCTTACCGTAGACCTGCCGATCGGTGAGCGATACGATCTTACCGTGACGGCCTACAATGCCGCCGGAGAGAGCCCACCAGCCAGTCCCATTCAATTCGACCTATTCTGA
- a CDS encoding CBS domain-containing protein, with translation MITVGQLMKKDLVTVDTGTSVIEAAKLMKACNVGSVLISHEGRVIGIVTESDIVRKVVGSDRGPYFIPVEDIMSSPIVGIEERCPLTEAADLMNRHQTRHLGVTKGGSVVGILSVRDLLRPVSIDEF, from the coding sequence ATGATTACAGTCGGACAATTGATGAAGAAAGATCTCGTGACCGTCGATACGGGCACCTCGGTGATCGAGGCGGCCAAGCTGATGAAGGCCTGCAATGTGGGCAGCGTGCTGATCTCTCATGAAGGTCGTGTGATTGGCATTGTCACCGAATCGGACATCGTCAGGAAGGTCGTCGGCTCGGACCGTGGCCCCTACTTTATTCCTGTCGAAGACATCATGAGCAGCCCGATTGTCGGAATCGAAGAACGCTGCCCCCTCACCGAAGCGGCAGACTTGATGAACAGGCACCAGACACGGCACCTCGGTGTGACCAAGGGTGGATCGGTGGTGGGAATCCTCTCCGTTCGCGATTTACTCCGGCCGGTCTCCATCGACGAATTCTAA
- a CDS encoding response regulator transcription factor: MLATPPPMTVARNTILIFMEAEPFAQSLKKAFDASGYQSTVVTTKSAAYAAARTSVPSLIIIDRQQRTLANLRQLQTLVAVPIVAVQEGTVPCTEDDCIRDYDQGVDLVICSQNTRELVARVRAILRRREPRLESTTYYSAGALRMDLDRHEVTVNGRLVDLTPKEFQILRQFLESPSRAFSRQEMLNRVWGDGFALEEHALDVHIHSLRQKIEADPATPKIIVTVRGIGYKLRA; the protein is encoded by the coding sequence ATGTTGGCTACACCACCACCGATGACCGTCGCGCGGAATACGATTCTGATCTTCATGGAGGCTGAGCCATTCGCTCAGTCGCTCAAGAAGGCTTTCGACGCGAGCGGATATCAGAGCACGGTCGTGACGACCAAGTCTGCTGCTTATGCGGCAGCCAGAACATCCGTGCCCTCGCTGATCATCATCGATCGGCAACAGAGGACTCTTGCCAATTTGCGCCAACTCCAGACTCTCGTTGCCGTACCTATTGTCGCGGTGCAAGAGGGGACGGTCCCTTGTACCGAAGACGACTGTATCCGAGATTATGACCAAGGCGTAGACCTGGTCATCTGCAGTCAAAATACTCGTGAGCTCGTCGCCCGCGTGCGCGCTATCTTGCGGCGGCGTGAGCCTCGCCTGGAATCGACGACGTACTATAGTGCCGGCGCGCTTCGCATGGACCTGGACCGCCACGAAGTGACCGTCAACGGTCGATTGGTCGATCTGACTCCGAAAGAATTTCAGATCCTTCGTCAATTTCTCGAATCGCCCAGCCGGGCCTTCTCCCGTCAGGAAATGCTCAATCGGGTCTGGGGCGACGGGTTTGCCCTGGAAGAACATGCCCTCGACGTCCACATCCATTCCCTCCGGCAAAAGATCGAAGCGGATCCAGCTACCCCAAAAATCATCGTCACCGTGCGTGGTATCGGCTACAAACTGAGAGCCTAA
- a CDS encoding PstS family phosphate ABC transporter substrate-binding protein — protein sequence MEYRRWILWSPLIVLGLSLGLGFEALAQVRPELDPQIPAYAAQEQISGKLTAAGSDTMKPLIDAWVGDLSRRHPGMKITATGAGSETGLEALLAHQTEIAAMSRRMTAAEISVFVKEYGYEPTEVPVANDALAIFVHRDNPITGLSLDELDAMFCRERRRGLSYAVDSWGLVGLMDEWFDAPIRLHGRNGKSGTSYLFREEVCKGGTFRPQLINAQGSASVVLDLVKDPQGIGFSAIGYRTSMVKPVPIASVKGGRYIEPNFQTAMDGSYPLRRNLYLYIARPPKTAPSQALTELVRFALSQQGQQLALDHGYFPLSLAELTRLTSKWSGSVKAVQLESPGRPISE from the coding sequence ATGGAATATCGCCGATGGATCCTCTGGTCCCCTCTCATCGTTCTTGGCTTATCGCTCGGACTTGGGTTCGAGGCGTTGGCTCAAGTTCGACCGGAACTAGACCCTCAGATTCCCGCCTACGCCGCTCAGGAACAGATTTCCGGGAAGCTCACGGCCGCCGGCTCCGACACGATGAAACCGTTGATCGACGCATGGGTCGGCGATCTTTCTCGCCGGCATCCCGGGATGAAAATTACCGCGACAGGAGCGGGATCAGAAACAGGTCTGGAGGCTCTCCTCGCACATCAGACCGAGATCGCCGCGATGTCCCGGCGCATGACGGCTGCAGAGATCTCTGTATTCGTCAAGGAATACGGCTACGAACCGACTGAAGTTCCCGTCGCAAACGATGCATTGGCCATCTTCGTTCACAGGGACAATCCGATTACCGGTTTGTCCCTGGACGAATTGGATGCCATGTTCTGCCGCGAACGGCGGCGCGGCTTGAGTTACGCCGTTGACTCCTGGGGACTCGTTGGACTGATGGACGAATGGTTTGACGCTCCTATTCGACTCCATGGACGGAACGGGAAATCCGGCACGAGTTACCTCTTCAGAGAAGAAGTCTGCAAAGGCGGGACGTTTCGCCCTCAGTTGATCAACGCCCAAGGATCTGCGTCAGTGGTGCTGGACCTGGTCAAGGACCCGCAAGGCATCGGGTTTAGCGCAATCGGTTACCGGACTTCGATGGTGAAACCCGTTCCGATTGCTTCAGTGAAGGGTGGCCGCTACATCGAGCCGAACTTCCAAACGGCCATGGATGGGTCGTACCCCTTGAGGCGCAACCTCTATCTCTATATCGCCAGGCCGCCTAAGACTGCACCGTCGCAGGCCTTGACGGAACTCGTGCGGTTTGCCCTGAGCCAACAAGGCCAGCAACTCGCACTCGATCACGGATATTTTCCGCTGTCCCTGGCTGAACTGACACGACTCACATCCAAATGGTCCGGCTCTGTCAAAGCGGTTCAACTTGAGTCGCCTGGCCGTCCGATCAGCGAGTAA